The following coding sequences lie in one Cannabis sativa cultivar Pink pepper isolate KNU-18-1 chromosome 5, ASM2916894v1, whole genome shotgun sequence genomic window:
- the LOC133038214 gene encoding uncharacterized protein LOC133038214, producing MRFFSYENAKLYKEKTKRWHDKRIQHRVFEEGQQVLLFNSRLKLFPGKLKSRWSGPFTIVKVYPFGAVDIKNEQSGRVFQVNGQRLKHYIGGEVDRAKTSITLEEA from the coding sequence ATGAGGTTTTTCTCTTATGAAAATGCCAAGTTGTACAAGGAGAAAACTAAGAGATGGCATGATAAGAGAATTCAACACCGAGTATTTGAAGAAGGGCAGCAAGTGTTGTTATTCAATTCAAGGCTGAAGTTGTTTCCAGGAAAGTTAAAGTCTCGTTGGTCGGGACCATTCACCATTGTCAAGGTGTATCCTTTTGGAGCTGTGGATATCAAGAATGAACAGTCCGGAAGAGTATTTCAAGTGAATGGGCAGCGACTTAAACACTACATCGGAGGGGAGGTTGATCGAGCAAAGACCTCCATCACATTGGAAGAGGCT